One genomic region from Rosa rugosa chromosome 1, drRosRugo1.1, whole genome shotgun sequence encodes:
- the LOC133724336 gene encoding peptidyl-prolyl cis-trans isomerase FKBP16-4, chloroplastic-like yields the protein MQIRALFYSHCRELVSKIMNFLQRRYYDLKVGNGTKAVTGSRVAVHYVAKWKGITFMTSRQGLGVGGGMSYGFDVGQSEKGSVLKGLDIGVKGMRRLLIVPPELAYGSKGVQEIPPNATIEGIFYSPWS from the exons ATGCAAATAAGGGCACTTTTCTATTCTCATTGCAGAGAATTGGTATCCAAGATTATGAATTTCCTGCAACGAAG GTACTATGACTTGAAGGTTGGGAATGGAACTAAGGCAGTGACAGGATCCCGGGTTGCA GTTCATTATGTTGCAAAGTGGAAGGGTATCACTTTCATGACAAGTAGACAAGGACTTGGTGTTGGTGGAGGAATG TCATACGGATTTGATGTAGGCCAATCTGAGAAGGGATCAGTCCTCAAGGGGTTAGATATTGGTGTAAAAGGCATGCGG CGATTGCTTATAGTTCCTCCTGAGCTGGCATATGGAAGCAAAGGAGTCCAAGAAATCCCTCCAAATGCAACAATAGAG GGCATATTTTATTCCCCATGGAGCTGA